A single region of the Eulemur rufifrons isolate Redbay chromosome 8, OSU_ERuf_1, whole genome shotgun sequence genome encodes:
- the SRARP gene encoding steroid receptor-associated and regulated protein, producing the protein MAPSENPRDWRASRKGPSLETDLGTSSGGKPAGHPKTVPTAHLTFVIDCARGKHLSLAAPVPPRASSPHRGPVTPPMKTYIVFCGENQPRLTQETTLGGGGLAQARATQPPCRGMAAPASSPAGPQEVPEAKGRPSKAVPVRSSTWGTVKDSLRALSSCVCGQVD; encoded by the exons ATGGCCCCGTCAGAAAACCCCAGGGACTGGAGAGCCAGCCGCAAAGGCCCCAGCCTTGAGACAGACCTGGGGACCAGCTCAG gtGGGAAGCCGGCTGGCCATCCGAAGACTGTCCCCACGGCTCACCTAACGTTTGTTATCGACTGTGCCCGTGGGAAGCACCTCTCCCTGGCAGCACCTGTGCCGCCCCGAGCCTCCAGCCCCCACCGAGGGCCTGTCACCCCGCCAATGAAGACCTACATTGTGTTCTGTGGGGAAAACCAGCCCCGTCTGACTCAGGAGACCACCCTGGGTGGCGGAggcctggcccaggccagggccacACAGCCGCCCTGCAGAGGGATGGCAGCCCCGGCTTCCTCCCCAGCAGGCCCCCAAGAGGTTCCTGAGGCTAAGGGGAGACCCTCGAAGGCTGTGCCTGTGAGGTCTTCAACCTGGGGCACAGTCAAGGACTCCCTCAGAGCTCTCTCCTCCTGTGTCTGTGGGCAGGTGGATTAG